In Nitrospirota bacterium, the genomic window TGTTCTTGATACCTTTATTCTCAATTTTATATCAAAAATGTATCAGTCACATCATGTGATGTCTGGGATGATACATAAGTAATTATCCCTATTCTCACAATATTCAATATATTCAAGCAAATACGGTGTGTTATCCTGACTTAGGAGCTGATTGAATTTAATCCCTGCTACATAAACCCAGTGCCATTTGTAGCTATGTACAACCTTGCCTTTCAGTGTTTCCATCATGTCCTTACCTCTTATATCCTTGAACATGATATCTAATTTTACATCACTTCCATTATGTACTAGAGAGTTTGAATAAACTCCTATTCCGTCTCTGCTAATATTAATGGTCATGGTATATAATGCAGTGCTGATTACGGGATCAATCCTTACTGTTGCCGTGAGCGGATACCTGCGATATTTACGATGTTCATTTATCAATGTCGTTAACGTAT contains:
- a CDS encoding PilZ domain-containing protein, whose product is MINEHRKYRRYPLTATVRIDPVISTALYTMTINISRDGIGVYSNSLVHNGSDVKLDIMFKDIRGKDMMETLKGKVVHSYKWHWVYVAGIKFNQLLSQDNTPYLLEYIEYCENRDNYLCIIPDIT